One genomic region from Haloprofundus salinisoli encodes:
- a CDS encoding alkaline phosphatase family protein, whose protein sequence is MIVLGLDGATHSLLRPWVDAGHLPTFARLYEESVHGDLESTIPEITVPAWPAFATGRNPERLDVYGFTHFNRETRELDLSHDEFIPGKMWDVVDDQGGRCVVFNIPGSYPWQAIDGTIVAAAPEYKESYSHPEDRWDELESVVGEYKLRNDATPGSRRYVDQSLSLVDKRFDGFEHFIRKEDPELAVGLIRATDRVAHHYWSTDPDESNALFEVYRRVDERLGEFLDAHDDEDVVVMSDHGFEAVSKKFAPNYVLSQAGLVGLRESGDGKKQALGKLRDAASDVLGRVGLLTLARNVVPESYVADLPTGSALGLDNAISLGRVDWGRTRAVADVGQKTTMVYALPDDADERAEIIAHAREKLAEAADDVGLDVRFVELDRGGPHTPDLAMVIETPEVHASSRFDAESPLFDVSTSGHARHGIFFARGPSFRTGTVEGAAITDIAPTVLHALGRTLPSSTDGEVLDVFAPDTDAAERDPEYYDFVGGGAVNEGGVSGDDERETEVKSRLRELGYLE, encoded by the coding sequence ATGATTGTCCTCGGTCTGGACGGCGCGACCCACTCGCTGCTTCGCCCGTGGGTCGACGCGGGCCATCTGCCGACGTTCGCCCGCCTCTACGAGGAGAGCGTCCACGGCGACCTCGAAAGCACCATCCCGGAGATCACGGTGCCGGCGTGGCCCGCCTTCGCCACCGGCCGGAACCCCGAGCGACTCGACGTCTACGGCTTCACCCACTTCAACCGCGAGACGCGCGAACTGGACCTCAGCCACGACGAGTTCATCCCCGGAAAGATGTGGGACGTCGTCGACGACCAGGGCGGGCGCTGCGTCGTGTTCAACATCCCCGGGTCGTACCCGTGGCAGGCCATCGACGGCACCATCGTCGCCGCCGCCCCCGAGTACAAGGAGAGCTACAGCCACCCCGAGGACCGCTGGGACGAACTGGAGTCCGTCGTCGGCGAGTACAAACTCCGAAACGACGCGACGCCCGGGAGCCGACGCTACGTCGACCAGAGCCTCTCGCTCGTCGACAAGCGCTTCGACGGCTTCGAGCATTTCATCCGGAAGGAAGACCCCGAACTGGCGGTGGGACTGATTCGCGCGACCGACCGCGTGGCCCACCACTACTGGTCGACCGACCCCGACGAGTCGAACGCGCTGTTCGAGGTGTACCGCCGCGTCGACGAGCGTCTGGGGGAGTTCCTCGACGCCCACGACGACGAGGACGTCGTCGTGATGAGCGACCACGGCTTCGAGGCCGTCTCGAAGAAGTTCGCGCCGAACTACGTGCTGTCGCAGGCCGGACTCGTCGGCCTCCGCGAGAGCGGCGACGGGAAGAAACAGGCGCTCGGGAAACTCCGCGACGCCGCCAGCGACGTGCTGGGTCGCGTCGGCCTGCTGACGCTCGCGCGCAACGTCGTCCCCGAGAGCTACGTCGCCGACCTCCCGACGGGGTCGGCGCTCGGCCTGGACAACGCCATCAGCCTCGGGCGCGTCGACTGGGGGCGAACTCGCGCCGTCGCCGATGTCGGTCAGAAGACGACGATGGTGTACGCGCTCCCCGACGACGCCGACGAGCGCGCGGAAATCATCGCACACGCCCGGGAGAAACTCGCCGAGGCGGCCGACGACGTCGGCCTCGACGTGCGCTTCGTCGAACTCGACCGCGGCGGCCCGCACACGCCTGATCTGGCGATGGTCATCGAGACGCCCGAAGTCCACGCCTCCTCGCGGTTCGACGCGGAGTCGCCGCTGTTCGATGTCTCGACGAGCGGCCACGCTCGTCACGGCATCTTCTTCGCCCGCGGCCCGTCGTTCCGCACCGGGACCGTCGAGGGCGCGGCCATCACCGACATCGCGCCGACGGTACTGCACGCGCTCGGCCGGACGCTCCCCTCGTCGACCGACGGCGAGGTGCTCGACGTGTTCGCGCCCGACACCGACGCCGCCGAGCGAGACCCCGAGTACTACGACTTCGTCGGCGGCGGGGCGGTCAACGAGGGCGGCGTCTCCGGCGACGACGAGCGCGAAACCGAGGTCAAATCCCGCCTCCGCGAACTCGGTTACCTCGAATAA
- a CDS encoding alkaline phosphatase family protein — MRTLLVGLDAACLPVLRPLFDDGDLPTLRSVFDEGATAPLESQIPPWTASAWPSLYTGRNPGKHGVFDFLSFDGYEWDIVNSTDVKARTMWEYADEAGMTSVVVNAPVTDPPREFDGALVPGYLAAENPRCHPDGILEAIEDEVGPYRVYAERETDERRSDEAKFRDYVELTHLRGRTFCYLADRFDPEFGFVQFQKTDAVFHDFPGDAAKVRDVYHAVDEELAEILDACDPDIVVVASDHGMGEYSGHEFRVNQFLKERGRVVTARGGQDVPSWFQIKDSELTDESGSDEDSGDSGTQILSTVAAAAARAGLTYQRGKAILDRVGLAEFVGRHVPVSVVFAASESVDFAASEAYLRSPSELGVRLNVEGREPDGTIPEDEYDAVREALIEELRAAETPEGAPVFERVAPREELFEGPYVDEAVDIVTVPTDFEHSLSALVGEQFGDPEPWNHKLDGVVSVSGAGVDADADLSEAHLFDVAPTVLATLGIAPDVEMDGEALSCVSGPEPKTYPEFDVGGRTRTDDDEVAGRLADLGYLE, encoded by the coding sequence ATGCGAACCCTGTTGGTCGGGCTCGACGCCGCCTGTCTTCCCGTGCTTCGACCGCTGTTCGACGACGGGGACCTGCCGACGCTTCGCTCCGTGTTCGACGAGGGCGCGACCGCCCCGCTGGAGTCGCAGATCCCGCCGTGGACCGCGAGCGCGTGGCCCTCGCTGTACACCGGGAGGAACCCCGGAAAACACGGCGTCTTCGACTTTCTCTCCTTCGACGGCTACGAGTGGGACATCGTCAACTCGACGGACGTGAAGGCGCGGACGATGTGGGAGTACGCCGACGAAGCCGGCATGACGAGCGTCGTCGTCAACGCGCCGGTCACCGACCCGCCGCGCGAGTTCGACGGCGCGCTCGTCCCGGGGTATCTGGCCGCGGAGAACCCGCGCTGTCACCCGGACGGGATTCTCGAAGCAATCGAGGACGAGGTCGGTCCCTACCGCGTCTACGCGGAGCGGGAGACCGACGAGCGGCGGAGCGACGAGGCGAAGTTCCGCGACTACGTCGAACTGACGCACCTGCGCGGGCGGACGTTCTGCTACCTCGCCGACCGGTTCGACCCCGAGTTCGGCTTCGTGCAGTTCCAGAAGACCGACGCCGTCTTCCACGATTTCCCGGGCGACGCGGCGAAAGTCAGAGACGTCTACCACGCCGTCGACGAGGAACTCGCCGAGATTCTCGACGCCTGCGACCCCGACATCGTCGTCGTCGCCAGCGACCACGGAATGGGCGAGTACAGCGGTCACGAGTTCCGCGTCAACCAGTTCCTGAAGGAACGGGGCCGAGTCGTCACTGCCCGCGGCGGCCAGGACGTCCCCTCGTGGTTCCAGATTAAGGACAGCGAACTGACCGACGAGTCGGGTTCGGACGAAGACAGTGGCGACAGCGGCACGCAGATTCTCTCGACCGTCGCGGCCGCGGCGGCGCGCGCAGGGCTGACGTACCAGCGCGGCAAGGCGATTCTCGACCGAGTCGGCCTCGCGGAGTTCGTCGGCCGCCACGTTCCCGTCTCCGTCGTCTTCGCCGCCAGCGAGTCCGTCGACTTCGCGGCCTCGGAGGCGTACCTCCGCTCGCCCTCGGAACTGGGCGTTCGGCTGAACGTCGAGGGGAGAGAACCCGACGGGACGATTCCGGAGGACGAGTACGACGCCGTCCGCGAGGCGCTGATAGAGGAGTTGCGCGCGGCGGAGACGCCCGAGGGCGCGCCGGTGTTCGAGCGCGTCGCCCCCCGCGAGGAACTGTTCGAGGGACCGTACGTCGACGAGGCCGTCGACATTGTCACCGTTCCCACGGACTTCGAACACTCGCTGTCGGCGCTCGTCGGCGAGCAGTTCGGCGACCCCGAACCGTGGAACCACAAACTCGACGGCGTCGTCTCGGTCTCCGGCGCGGGCGTCGACGCCGATGCCGACCTCTCGGAGGCGCACCTGTTCGACGTCGCGCCGACGGTGTTGGCGACGTTGGGTATCGCGCCGGACGTGGAGATGGACGGCGAGGCGCTCTCGTGCGTTTCGGGACCGGAGCCCAAGACGTATCCCGAGTTCGACGTGGGCGGGCGGACGCGGACCGACGACGACGAGGTGGCCGGTCGACTCGCTGATTTGGGGTATCTGGAGTAG
- a CDS encoding sulfatase codes for MTSPPNVLLVICDTLRVDALSCYAEDAPPTPNLDRLAAEGTTFENAFAVGSWTPPSHGALFTGRYPSETGFAGAWPTLPADERVMAEHFGEAGYATIGIPGPSKMGSPVGLDRGFDEYYEVYEEMAERPSLPYLRQLLTDGFVRRDFVRLAARGNDYYTRIKIEKLQRFVSEADAPWFAMANLTTVHAPYWVPKPYMREETPELHRPFCPLLEEFLPSTVRFDRDDVRPEQLFAAADGASATSVAMRQYETGDYLTDAELSVLRAWYRACVRYLDAQLGDLLDWLDETGRREETHVVLTSDHGECFGEHGTMYHGYFLHDELLHVPLLVSGPEVPDGERRSDLVSLVDLFDTVCDLSGIAAPDATSGRALFAGGADDGDESTDERNAVFAETAVVDERDREAVSEVSTETLAAFERGKKSIRTVTHRLELRSDGSEQLHDVRTGAEVDDSEVADALREQLVETLGEEFVVDGEREREYSAGVERNLRELGYLE; via the coding sequence ATGACCTCTCCGCCCAACGTGCTCCTCGTCATCTGCGATACCCTCCGGGTGGACGCGCTCTCCTGTTACGCCGAGGACGCGCCGCCGACGCCGAATCTCGACCGTCTCGCCGCCGAGGGGACGACGTTCGAGAACGCCTTCGCCGTCGGATCGTGGACGCCGCCCTCACACGGTGCGCTGTTCACGGGACGCTACCCCTCCGAGACAGGGTTCGCCGGCGCATGGCCGACGCTGCCGGCCGATGAGAGAGTGATGGCCGAACATTTCGGCGAGGCGGGGTACGCGACCATCGGGATACCGGGGCCGTCGAAGATGGGGTCGCCGGTGGGACTCGACCGCGGGTTCGACGAGTACTACGAGGTGTACGAGGAGATGGCCGAGCGGCCATCGCTGCCGTACCTCCGACAACTGCTCACCGACGGGTTCGTCCGCCGCGACTTCGTGCGCCTCGCCGCCCGCGGCAACGACTACTACACTCGAATCAAGATCGAGAAGCTCCAGCGGTTCGTCTCCGAGGCCGACGCGCCGTGGTTCGCCATGGCGAATCTCACCACGGTCCACGCGCCGTACTGGGTGCCGAAGCCGTACATGCGCGAGGAGACGCCCGAACTCCACCGTCCGTTCTGCCCCCTGCTGGAGGAGTTTCTCCCGTCTACGGTGCGGTTCGACCGCGACGACGTGCGACCCGAACAGCTGTTCGCGGCGGCCGACGGCGCGTCGGCGACGAGCGTTGCGATGCGGCAGTACGAGACCGGCGACTATCTCACGGACGCGGAGCTCTCGGTACTCCGGGCGTGGTACCGCGCCTGCGTCCGGTATCTCGACGCTCAACTCGGCGACCTGCTCGACTGGCTCGACGAGACGGGACGTCGCGAGGAGACGCACGTCGTCCTCACCTCCGACCACGGCGAGTGTTTCGGCGAACACGGGACGATGTACCACGGTTACTTCCTGCACGACGAACTGCTGCACGTCCCGCTTCTCGTCAGCGGTCCCGAAGTCCCCGACGGAGAACGCCGCTCGGACCTCGTCTCGCTCGTCGACCTGTTCGACACGGTTTGCGACCTCTCGGGCATCGCAGCGCCGGATGCGACGAGCGGACGGGCGCTGTTCGCCGGTGGCGCGGACGACGGAGACGAGTCGACCGACGAGCGCAACGCGGTGTTCGCCGAGACCGCGGTCGTGGACGAACGCGACCGAGAGGCGGTCTCGGAGGTGTCGACGGAGACGCTCGCGGCGTTCGAGCGGGGCAAGAAGTCGATTCGGACGGTGACGCATCGCCTCGAACTGCGGTCGGACGGCAGTGAGCAACTGCACGACGTGCGGACGGGCGCGGAGGTGGACGACTCCGAGGTCGCAGACGCACTGCGCGAGCAGTTGGTCGAAACGCTCGGCGAGGAGTTCGTCGTCGACGGCGAGAGAGAACGGGAGTACAGCGCGGGCGTCGAGCGGAATCTTCGAGAGCTCGGTTACCTCGAATAG
- a CDS encoding glycosyltransferase family 4 protein: MNRRTARVAMLYQDPHPAHRGFAEAVDADLVDFQRHPLGPLSDSVVGDVYNGLRYPSYDVYLVEGSRPLYAALTHRAVRRSKLVYLCADHGLYSLGRADFEGSSGFKSLVGRFGKPAIGAVGSRFVDGVVAVSEFAADFTRPLVGPDTPIEVAHPYVQPEVYDALGGVSPDIDANVAVTVGRPWRYKGVEMLVEAWPTVRESIPDAELHVVGGGHPESYAETPGVEVRGYVENLADAFAPASLYVQPSRMDTFPVSVLEAMRAGLPPLVTETTGTRSEARTLSPDLVVDASPDALAAGVVAYFEQGEAERRELSARARERGATFDADTRKNAFAEAFDAVLEAL; encoded by the coding sequence GTGAACCGACGGACTGCGCGGGTTGCGATGCTGTACCAGGATCCTCACCCCGCCCACCGAGGCTTCGCCGAGGCCGTCGACGCCGACCTCGTCGACTTCCAGCGACATCCGCTGGGGCCGCTCTCCGACAGCGTCGTCGGCGACGTGTACAACGGCCTTCGCTACCCCTCGTACGACGTCTACCTCGTCGAGGGCTCCCGGCCGCTGTACGCGGCACTCACGCATCGGGCGGTCCGACGCTCGAAACTCGTCTACCTCTGTGCGGACCACGGCCTCTACAGCCTCGGCCGCGCCGACTTCGAGGGCAGTTCCGGCTTCAAGTCGCTCGTCGGCCGCTTCGGCAAACCGGCTATCGGCGCGGTCGGCTCTCGATTCGTCGACGGCGTCGTCGCCGTCTCCGAGTTCGCCGCCGACTTCACGCGGCCTCTCGTCGGCCCGGACACGCCCATCGAAGTCGCCCATCCCTACGTCCAACCCGAGGTGTACGACGCTCTCGGCGGCGTCTCCCCCGACATCGACGCGAACGTCGCCGTCACCGTCGGCCGGCCGTGGCGCTACAAGGGCGTCGAGATGCTGGTCGAAGCGTGGCCGACGGTCCGCGAGTCGATTCCCGACGCGGAACTGCACGTCGTCGGCGGCGGCCACCCCGAGTCGTACGCCGAGACGCCCGGCGTCGAGGTCCGCGGCTACGTCGAGAACCTGGCCGACGCGTTCGCGCCCGCCTCGCTCTACGTCCAGCCCTCGCGGATGGACACGTTCCCCGTCAGCGTGCTCGAAGCGATGCGCGCCGGACTGCCGCCGCTGGTCACCGAGACCACGGGGACGCGTTCGGAGGCCCGCACGCTCTCGCCGGACCTCGTCGTCGACGCGTCGCCCGATGCGCTCGCGGCGGGCGTCGTCGCCTACTTCGAGCAGGGTGAAGCCGAACGTCGTGAACTGTCCGCGCGCGCCCGCGAGCGCGGCGCGACGTTCGACGCTGACACTCGCAAGAACGCGTTCGCTGAGGCGTTCGACGCCGTACTCGAAGCACTTTAA
- a CDS encoding alkaline phosphatase family protein — MTVYVVGLDGADWSLLRDGIDAGDFPGLARIADEGVTGNLESTLPPITFPAWKCYSTGKTPGKLGVYEWFGFDRESQSITINDSSNFRSREYWDVLADRGFTPAVVNMPTTHPPNTDDGVLTVAGSPASERGEFTKPNSLKAELLDAVPNYRTKPDLVLDEASPDELTSEAKTLADQRFDAAEWFADEKGCDLVHLTVFVTDTVQHRLWDQPEKIRELYERIDRRIAALLDREDTEAVFLMSDHGFTEIEETFLVNQWLADRGDLAVGDAGGRDTLASVGITRERLKRVVDRLGLVNLAQGLIPESLQRFFPSESGRVAIQDAPINWSETKAISLGRGPIYLNGDAFESEAERRSYRKSLTEALSSLETPDGDPVAAAVHRPEEIYTGDLHRAPDLVVEYATGVDAPEAIGGRVFGERTEWLATHRRQGIFGAWGEGFSSGRFDCTLYDLAPTILHWFGAPVPQDIDGDVQRAILIGEPQQRSVEQGPETATSGGGETAGDEVQETLRDLGYME, encoded by the coding sequence ATGACCGTCTACGTCGTCGGACTCGACGGGGCCGACTGGTCGTTGCTCCGCGACGGCATCGACGCGGGCGACTTTCCGGGACTGGCCCGTATCGCCGACGAGGGCGTCACCGGGAATTTGGAGAGCACGCTCCCGCCCATCACCTTCCCCGCTTGGAAATGCTACTCGACCGGGAAGACGCCCGGGAAGCTCGGGGTATACGAGTGGTTCGGCTTCGACCGCGAGTCGCAGTCGATAACGATCAACGACTCCTCGAACTTCCGCTCGCGGGAGTACTGGGACGTGCTGGCCGACCGAGGGTTTACTCCCGCGGTCGTCAACATGCCGACGACGCACCCGCCGAACACCGACGACGGCGTGCTGACCGTCGCCGGGAGCCCCGCCTCCGAACGCGGCGAGTTCACGAAACCGAACTCGCTCAAGGCCGAACTCCTCGACGCAGTACCGAACTACCGGACGAAACCGGACCTCGTTCTCGACGAGGCGTCGCCCGACGAACTCACCTCGGAGGCGAAGACGCTCGCCGACCAGCGCTTCGACGCCGCCGAGTGGTTCGCCGACGAGAAGGGCTGTGACCTCGTCCACCTCACCGTCTTCGTCACCGACACGGTCCAGCACCGGCTCTGGGACCAACCAGAGAAGATTCGAGAGCTGTACGAACGAATCGACCGCCGAATCGCGGCGTTGCTCGACCGCGAGGACACTGAGGCGGTGTTTCTGATGAGCGACCACGGCTTCACCGAGATCGAGGAGACGTTCCTCGTCAACCAGTGGCTCGCCGACCGCGGCGACCTCGCCGTCGGTGACGCGGGCGGGCGCGACACGCTCGCCTCCGTCGGCATCACGCGCGAACGTCTCAAGCGCGTCGTCGACCGACTCGGCCTCGTCAACCTCGCGCAGGGGCTGATTCCGGAGTCGCTGCAGCGCTTTTTCCCCAGCGAGAGCGGCCGCGTCGCCATCCAAGACGCGCCGATAAACTGGTCGGAGACGAAGGCCATCTCGCTCGGTCGCGGTCCCATCTACCTCAACGGCGACGCCTTCGAGAGCGAGGCCGAGCGTCGGTCGTATCGCAAGTCACTCACCGAGGCGCTCTCGTCGCTGGAGACGCCCGACGGCGACCCCGTCGCGGCGGCGGTTCACCGACCGGAGGAGATCTACACGGGCGACCTGCACCGCGCCCCCGACCTCGTCGTCGAGTACGCGACGGGCGTCGACGCGCCCGAAGCCATCGGCGGCCGTGTGTTCGGCGAGCGGACCGAGTGGCTGGCGACGCACCGCCGTCAGGGTATCTTCGGCGCGTGGGGCGAGGGGTTCAGTTCCGGCCGGTTCGACTGCACGCTCTACGACCTCGCACCGACTATCCTCCACTGGTTCGGCGCGCCCGTCCCCCAAGATATCGACGGCGACGTCCAGCGGGCCATCCTCATCGGCGAACCCCAGCAGCGAAGCGTCGAGCAGGGGCCGGAGACGGCGACGTCAGGCGGCGGCGAGACGGCGGGCGACGAAGTCCAGGAGACGCTGCGGGATCTGGGATACATGGAATGA
- a CDS encoding sulfatase has translation MSDRPNTLLVSWDSVRADHLSAHGYERETAPFLTSVAEDGLVFEDAQVPGVGTITSFTGAFTGAHADATQQSIEPADWKAANADRRLLSEALSDAGYYTGAVHSNALMSRFYGWDRGWDVYKDNVVTESDGDSDSARWWNRVKKERLLPTLRRLGVAGAVIHGRNIALKTPSYVEWERMWDDVEQFVRNAPEPWFLWVLLVDTHHPWCAPPEYCEWEQPGFRGAHAWNYVMRRYPERTGDRRPAIVNAYDNEIRHADAFLRKLDGLLEETGNDDAALVVHSDHGDELGEHGEYGHSSQRMYDTLTRVPLVMRNVGETGRVKGPHTLLDLGSTILKIAGSDERLSDRPSLLGDERETRESVVVENLAGEGDARAAAVGDEWKVLYHPDTGWHAYFRPDDPLERNDRWGDHPEELEAVLRAHLRDREGVTVSVEKGGDGMSDVQERLTNLGYID, from the coding sequence ATGTCCGACCGCCCGAACACCCTCCTCGTCTCGTGGGACAGCGTTCGCGCCGACCACCTCTCAGCCCACGGGTACGAGCGTGAGACCGCCCCGTTTCTGACGAGCGTCGCCGAGGACGGTCTCGTCTTCGAAGATGCCCAGGTGCCGGGCGTCGGCACCATCACGAGTTTCACCGGCGCGTTCACCGGCGCGCACGCCGACGCGACCCAGCAGTCCATAGAACCCGCAGACTGGAAAGCGGCCAACGCCGACCGCCGCCTGCTCTCTGAGGCGCTCTCGGACGCCGGCTACTACACCGGCGCGGTCCACTCGAACGCGCTCATGAGTCGATTCTACGGTTGGGACCGCGGGTGGGACGTGTACAAGGACAACGTCGTCACCGAATCCGACGGAGACTCCGATTCAGCGAGATGGTGGAACCGGGTGAAAAAGGAACGACTGCTGCCGACACTGCGCCGCCTCGGCGTCGCCGGTGCGGTCATCCACGGTCGTAACATCGCGCTGAAGACGCCGTCGTACGTCGAGTGGGAGCGGATGTGGGACGACGTCGAGCAGTTCGTCCGCAACGCACCCGAACCGTGGTTCCTGTGGGTCCTGCTCGTCGACACGCACCACCCCTGGTGCGCGCCGCCCGAGTACTGCGAGTGGGAGCAACCGGGCTTCCGCGGCGCGCACGCGTGGAACTACGTCATGCGGCGGTACCCCGAGCGCACCGGCGACCGCCGCCCCGCTATCGTCAACGCCTACGACAACGAGATACGCCACGCCGACGCGTTCCTCCGGAAGTTGGACGGTCTCCTCGAGGAGACGGGCAACGACGACGCGGCGCTCGTCGTCCACAGCGACCACGGCGACGAACTCGGCGAACACGGCGAGTACGGTCACTCTTCCCAGCGGATGTACGACACACTCACCCGCGTCCCGCTGGTGATGCGGAACGTCGGCGAGACGGGTCGCGTCAAGGGGCCGCACACGCTGTTGGACCTCGGGAGTACGATTCTGAAAATCGCCGGGAGCGACGAACGTCTGAGTGATCGACCCTCGCTGCTCGGCGACGAGCGAGAGACGCGAGAATCGGTCGTCGTCGAGAACTTAGCCGGCGAAGGCGACGCCCGCGCGGCGGCCGTCGGCGACGAGTGGAAGGTGCTCTATCATCCTGACACCGGCTGGCACGCCTACTTCCGGCCCGACGACCCCTTAGAGCGAAACGACCGCTGGGGCGACCACCCCGAGGAACTCGAAGCGGTGCTGAGAGCGCACCTCCGCGACCGAGAGGGCGTCACCGTCTCCGTCGAGAAAGGCGGCGACGGGATGAGCGACGTGCAGGAACGACTCACGAACCTCGGCTACATCGACTGA
- a CDS encoding sulfatase, with protein sequence MNVLLVTVDSLRADRVDDRVMPFARSFADAALEFTDCVANGPSTPASFPAIHASRHFASIEGLGIPEAGRGERGDGVVTLAERLREAGYATAGFTDNHFASGSYHYDRGFDLMHDASGSAEAGKLKQFVQSNLDKDGPLFRTIERVYNRVDAAMATASGGDASEYERAESLNRRFLDWVDTVSDDQPWFAWLHYMDVHHPYEAPDEYQRQFIDAPLSVADCRRLSRKGTHHPEEMTDAEWETIRRLYDAECAYTDDQFEALVEALEERGTREETVVCLTADHGELVGEHDHAGHPPEFWEGVVRVPFVLDGVGGDETGRETVDGQIRLLDTAPTLADAVGVDAPSTWQGESALELARGEIGAREYAFGDVGRQVDYGRCYARRADGWKLLRHADDGEFFFNVRETPDEQPEDDRRESNPGEYEALSAALDEHREKMSRFRAGDVAVDEDDEMVEKHLRDLGYVE encoded by the coding sequence ATGAACGTCCTCCTCGTCACCGTCGACTCGCTGCGGGCCGACCGGGTGGACGACCGGGTGATGCCCTTCGCCCGGTCGTTCGCCGACGCCGCGTTAGAGTTCACGGACTGCGTCGCCAACGGACCGTCGACGCCCGCGTCGTTCCCGGCGATTCACGCTAGCCGCCACTTTGCGAGCATCGAAGGCCTCGGCATCCCCGAAGCGGGACGGGGAGAGCGAGGTGACGGCGTCGTCACGCTCGCCGAACGACTCCGCGAGGCCGGCTACGCGACGGCGGGCTTCACGGACAACCACTTCGCCAGCGGCAGTTACCACTACGACCGCGGCTTCGACCTGATGCACGACGCCAGCGGCTCCGCCGAAGCGGGCAAACTCAAGCAGTTCGTCCAGTCGAACCTCGACAAAGACGGTCCCCTCTTTCGGACCATCGAACGCGTCTACAACCGCGTCGACGCCGCGATGGCGACGGCCTCCGGCGGCGACGCCAGCGAGTACGAGCGCGCCGAGTCGCTGAATCGGCGCTTTCTCGACTGGGTCGACACCGTGTCTGACGACCAACCGTGGTTCGCGTGGCTCCACTACATGGACGTCCACCACCCCTACGAAGCGCCCGACGAGTACCAACGGCAGTTCATCGACGCGCCGCTGAGCGTCGCCGACTGCCGCCGACTCTCGCGGAAGGGAACCCACCACCCCGAGGAGATGACCGACGCCGAGTGGGAGACGATTCGCCGCCTCTACGACGCCGAGTGCGCCTACACCGACGACCAGTTCGAGGCGCTCGTCGAGGCACTTGAGGAGCGAGGGACGCGCGAGGAGACCGTCGTCTGCCTCACCGCCGACCACGGCGAACTCGTCGGCGAGCACGACCACGCGGGCCACCCGCCGGAGTTCTGGGAGGGCGTCGTCCGCGTGCCGTTCGTCCTCGACGGCGTCGGTGGCGACGAAACGGGCCGAGAAACCGTCGACGGTCAGATACGCCTGCTCGACACCGCGCCGACGCTCGCGGACGCGGTCGGCGTCGACGCGCCGTCGACGTGGCAGGGCGAGTCGGCGCTCGAACTCGCCCGCGGCGAAATCGGCGCCCGCGAGTACGCCTTCGGCGACGTCGGCCGGCAGGTCGACTACGGGCGCTGTTACGCCCGACGCGCCGACGGCTGGAAACTGCTCCGTCACGCCGACGACGGCGAGTTCTTCTTCAACGTCCGCGAGACGCCCGACGAACAACCCGAGGACGACCGCAGAGAGTCGAATCCCGGGGAGTACGAGGCGCTGAGCGCGGCGTTAGACGAGCATCGAGAGAAGATGAGCCGGTTCCGCGCGGGCGACGTCGCCGTCGACGAGGACGACGAGATGGTCGAGAAACACCTGCGGGACTTGGGGTACGTGGAATGA